A genomic segment from Nocardia cyriacigeorgica GUH-2 encodes:
- a CDS encoding Rieske 2Fe-2S domain-containing protein — translation MEVSMPGLSPNGSAQSTEEFRTIEAAAAPTRFARGWHCLGLLKSFQDGKPHEIKAFGTTLVVFQSESDGKLNVLDAFCRHMGGNLAHGTVKGDSIACPFHDWRWGGNGRCTGIPYARRVPPLAKTRSWPTLERNGQLYVWHDPQGSKPTDEVTIPEIEGYGSSEWTDWTWNSMLIEGSHCREIVDNVVDMAHFFYVHYAFPRYFKNVFEGHVATQYMRSTPRQDIEVGTNYDDPNSTLRSDASYFGPSYMIDWLWSEAQGMTIETVLINCHYPVTENSFVLQYGAMVKKPQGMSDEDANAMAAQFARGVEVGFEQDVAIWKNKAPIDNPLLSEEDGPVYQLRRWYKQFYVDVEDITEDMTKRFEFEIDTERAVTSWEAEVADNIARGAVITTT, via the coding sequence ATGGAGGTTTCGATGCCGGGTCTATCACCGAACGGCTCAGCCCAGAGCACGGAGGAATTCAGGACGATCGAGGCGGCGGCGGCGCCCACCCGGTTCGCCCGCGGCTGGCACTGCCTGGGTCTGTTGAAGTCCTTCCAGGACGGCAAGCCGCACGAGATCAAGGCGTTCGGCACCACGCTGGTGGTCTTCCAGTCCGAATCCGACGGCAAGCTGAACGTGCTCGACGCGTTCTGCCGGCACATGGGCGGCAATCTCGCGCACGGCACCGTCAAGGGCGATTCGATCGCCTGCCCCTTCCACGACTGGCGCTGGGGCGGCAACGGCCGCTGCACCGGCATCCCGTACGCGCGCCGGGTGCCGCCGCTGGCCAAGACCCGGTCCTGGCCGACGCTCGAGCGCAACGGCCAGCTCTACGTCTGGCACGACCCGCAGGGCAGCAAGCCCACCGATGAGGTGACCATCCCCGAGATCGAGGGCTACGGCAGCTCGGAATGGACCGACTGGACCTGGAACTCGATGCTGATCGAGGGCTCGCACTGCCGCGAGATCGTCGACAACGTGGTGGACATGGCGCACTTCTTCTACGTGCACTACGCCTTCCCGCGCTACTTCAAGAACGTCTTCGAAGGCCATGTCGCCACCCAGTACATGCGCTCGACACCGCGCCAGGACATCGAGGTCGGCACCAACTACGACGACCCGAACTCCACCCTGCGTTCGGACGCTTCGTATTTCGGCCCGTCCTACATGATCGACTGGCTGTGGAGCGAGGCCCAGGGCATGACGATCGAGACGGTGCTGATCAACTGCCACTACCCCGTCACCGAGAACTCCTTCGTGCTCCAGTACGGCGCCATGGTCAAGAAGCCGCAGGGCATGTCCGATGAGGATGCCAACGCGATGGCCGCGCAGTTCGCCCGCGGCGTCGAGGTCGGTTTCGAGCAGGACGTGGCGATCTGGAAGAACAAGGCGCCCATCGACAATCCGCTGCTGTCGGAGGAAGACGGGCCGGTCTATCAGCTGCGCCGCTGGTACAAGCAGTTCTACGTCGATGTCGAAGACATCACCGAAGACATGACCAAACGGTTCGAGTTCGAAATCGATACCGAGCGCGCCGTCACGAGCTGGGAGGCCGAAGTGGCCGACAACATCGCCCGCGGCGCCGTCATCACCACCACCTAA
- a CDS encoding SDR family oxidoreductase, with translation MRGRTGRVRGKVAVVTGAANGTGRTHVRRLRTEGADVVAVDLPGSPFDALRADEPAGSRLLTAEADVRDVAALERAAETAVRAFGRVDILVANAGLCDAPGPAGDIDDGTWRRSLDINLTGTWNTLRAFGSRLSDGAAVVIVGSTSGMRGDPVRAHYSAAKHGMVGLARTVAAEWGQRGIRVNTVHPGAVGGRPLGPDAIARLCPDIERPTAADAEAVLARRNLIPVPWVDPVDVSNAVLFLASDESRYVTGTELVVDAGFTQKG, from the coding sequence ATGAGGGGTAGGACCGGACGAGTCCGCGGCAAGGTGGCGGTGGTGACGGGCGCCGCCAACGGCACCGGACGGACGCATGTGCGCCGATTGCGGACCGAAGGCGCCGATGTCGTCGCGGTGGATCTGCCCGGGAGCCCGTTCGACGCACTGCGGGCCGACGAGCCTGCCGGTTCCCGGCTGCTGACCGCGGAAGCCGACGTCCGTGACGTCGCCGCGCTCGAGCGCGCGGCCGAGACGGCGGTGCGCGCGTTCGGCCGCGTCGACATCCTGGTCGCCAATGCCGGATTGTGCGATGCCCCGGGGCCGGCGGGCGATATCGATGACGGCACGTGGCGGCGATCCCTCGACATCAATCTCACCGGCACATGGAATACCTTGCGCGCCTTCGGTTCCCGTCTGTCCGATGGCGCCGCGGTGGTGATCGTCGGCTCTACCTCCGGCATGCGCGGTGATCCGGTGCGGGCTCATTATTCCGCGGCCAAGCACGGCATGGTCGGGCTCGCCCGCACCGTGGCGGCCGAATGGGGGCAGCGTGGGATCCGGGTCAATACGGTGCATCCCGGCGCCGTCGGCGGCCGGCCGCTGGGTCCGGACGCGATCGCGCGCCTGTGCCCCGACATCGAACGACCCACGGCTGCCGACGCCGAGGCAGTTCTGGCGCGACGCAACCTGATTCCGGTGCCGTGGGTGGACCCGGTAGACGTCAGCAATGCGGTGTTGTTCCTGGCCTCCGACGAGTCCCGTTATGTCACCGGCACCGAACTCGTGGTCGATGCCGGGTTCACGCAGAAAGGGTGA
- a CDS encoding LLM class flavin-dependent oxidoreductase, with translation MINVPLSVLDLAPVQEGSTAGDGLAATTELARRTEAMGYARFWVAEHHNMPGIASAAPSVLLAHLAAATSRIRVGSGGVMLPNHAPLVVAEQFGTLHALHPGRIDLGIGRAPGTDQATALALRRTKDGLSAESFPQELAALLAYFRGTSPDGIAATPGQDDEPEIWLLGSSGYSAQVAAILGVRFAFAHHISPNNTVAALDLYRENFRPSEQLERPHAMVAAAAICADTDEQAELLSRPRELAFLHLMSGRPRRLPTPEEAVDFPANDRERHFAAQRRAGQLLGSPETVRRQLTGLIEQTGADEIMLNTLVYDIEARARSFELIRKLTED, from the coding sequence ATGATCAACGTCCCGCTCTCCGTGCTGGATTTGGCGCCGGTACAGGAAGGCAGCACCGCCGGTGACGGTCTGGCCGCCACGACCGAACTGGCCCGGCGGACCGAGGCGATGGGGTACGCGCGGTTCTGGGTGGCCGAGCATCACAACATGCCGGGGATCGCCAGCGCCGCACCGAGTGTGCTGCTGGCCCACCTGGCGGCGGCGACCTCGCGGATCCGCGTCGGCTCCGGCGGGGTGATGCTGCCCAATCACGCGCCGCTGGTGGTGGCCGAACAGTTCGGCACGCTGCACGCCCTGCATCCGGGCCGGATCGACCTCGGCATCGGCCGGGCGCCGGGGACGGACCAGGCCACGGCGCTGGCCTTGCGCCGCACCAAGGACGGACTGTCGGCCGAGTCGTTTCCGCAGGAGCTGGCCGCACTGCTCGCCTACTTCCGCGGCACCAGTCCGGACGGTATCGCGGCCACGCCCGGCCAGGACGACGAGCCGGAGATCTGGCTACTCGGCTCCAGCGGTTACAGCGCGCAGGTGGCGGCCATTCTGGGGGTTCGCTTCGCCTTCGCCCATCACATCAGCCCGAACAACACCGTGGCCGCGCTCGATCTGTATCGGGAGAACTTCCGTCCGTCCGAGCAGCTGGAACGTCCGCATGCCATGGTCGCCGCGGCCGCGATCTGCGCCGACACCGATGAGCAGGCCGAGCTGCTGTCGCGGCCCCGCGAGCTGGCGTTCCTGCATCTGATGTCCGGGCGTCCGCGTCGGCTGCCGACTCCGGAGGAAGCCGTCGACTTCCCCGCCAACGATCGGGAACGTCATTTCGCCGCCCAGCGTCGGGCAGGTCAACTACTCGGCTCGCCCGAGACCGTGCGCCGCCAGCTCACCGGACTCATCGAACAGACCGGCGCCGACGAGATCATGTTGAACACCCTGGTCTACGACATCGAAGCGCGCGCCCGGTCGTTCGAGTTGATTCGCAAGCTCACCGAGGACTGA
- a CDS encoding SDR family oxidoreductase yields the protein MATGRAATALLSPPALMRTLTALLRPGDQESIAGKTVLLTGASSGVGKVAAHKLGAHGANLVLVARGEQALCEVRDSIRAAGGKAEALVCDLSDGGAVDALAEQIGIEVGKVDVLINNAGRSIRRRAGEATDRFHDYERTMALNYFGATRLTMALLPSMLAARDGHIINIATWGVAAGSMPMFTAYHASKAALGAFGRSLGAETRPHGVHVTTIGYPLVRTEMIAPTVKYDAAPALSAEAAADWILTAIRTRPIELYPRYGRLLQAIGAVSPRAVDNLIWRMGI from the coding sequence ATGGCAACCGGACGTGCAGCAACGGCCCTTCTCAGCCCGCCCGCGCTCATGCGCACACTCACCGCGCTGCTACGGCCCGGTGACCAGGAGTCCATCGCCGGGAAAACCGTGCTGCTCACCGGCGCGTCCTCGGGTGTGGGCAAGGTCGCCGCGCACAAACTCGGCGCACACGGCGCGAACCTCGTGCTCGTGGCGCGTGGCGAACAGGCCCTCTGTGAGGTCCGCGACTCCATCCGCGCCGCCGGCGGCAAGGCCGAGGCCCTGGTCTGCGATCTGTCCGACGGCGGCGCCGTCGACGCACTCGCCGAACAGATCGGCATCGAGGTCGGCAAGGTGGACGTGCTGATCAACAACGCGGGTCGCTCGATCCGCCGTCGCGCCGGCGAGGCCACCGACCGCTTCCACGACTACGAGCGCACGATGGCTCTGAACTACTTCGGCGCCACCAGGCTCACCATGGCCCTGTTGCCGTCGATGCTCGCGGCCCGCGACGGGCACATCATCAATATCGCCACCTGGGGCGTGGCCGCCGGATCCATGCCGATGTTCACCGCCTACCACGCCTCCAAGGCCGCGCTCGGCGCCTTCGGCCGCAGCCTCGGCGCGGAGACCCGCCCGCACGGCGTGCACGTCACCACCATCGGCTATCCACTGGTGCGTACGGAGATGATCGCCCCGACCGTCAAGTACGACGCCGCTCCCGCACTCTCGGCAGAGGCGGCCGCCGACTGGATCCTCACCGCCATCCGTACTCGCCCGATCGAGCTCTACCCGCGATACGGACGGCTGTTGCAGGCGATCGGCGCGGTCTCGCCCCGCGCGGTGGACAACCTGATCTGGCGCATGGGCATCTGA
- a CDS encoding Dabb family protein, with the protein MSEVVHLVHLRDPGRGAELAAQLRGLVGAHIRRSLITTTLPGGIDAGDLIVRLAFADDAERRSGAKVVDPWLRESFIERVETAAFAGARKPETAPATIGRTAGTAPDVAAPPYSTTRTTGHGAAARIYRALLVAIDPDTDPAQVAQFESETAAMPGYIHAIGASRLSRVDSGTGWTHVWEQEFADLDGLTGPYMTHPYHWSHIDRWFDPERGTKIFTRLCHSFGVLDGPLLSAP; encoded by the coding sequence ATGTCTGAGGTCGTGCACCTGGTGCACCTGCGCGATCCGGGACGCGGTGCCGAGCTCGCCGCGCAGCTGCGCGGTCTGGTGGGAGCACACATCCGCCGGTCACTGATCACGACGACATTGCCGGGCGGGATCGACGCGGGAGATCTGATCGTGCGGCTCGCTTTCGCGGACGACGCCGAGCGGCGATCCGGTGCGAAGGTGGTCGACCCGTGGTTGCGTGAATCGTTCATCGAGCGGGTCGAGACGGCGGCATTCGCCGGTGCTCGGAAGCCTGAGACGGCGCCGGCCACCATCGGGCGGACGGCCGGCACCGCGCCAGACGTGGCGGCGCCGCCATACTCGACGACCCGGACCACCGGACATGGCGCGGCCGCACGCATCTACCGCGCCCTGCTCGTCGCGATCGACCCGGACACCGATCCGGCGCAGGTCGCCCAGTTCGAATCCGAGACCGCCGCCATGCCCGGCTACATCCACGCCATCGGCGCGTCTCGACTGAGCCGGGTCGACAGCGGCACGGGCTGGACCCACGTCTGGGAACAGGAATTCGCCGATCTCGACGGATTGACCGGGCCTTATATGACCCATCCATATCACTGGTCGCATATCGACCGCTGGTTCGATCCCGAACGCGGCACCAAGATCTTCACCCGGCTGTGCCACAGCTTCGGCGTCCTCGACGGGCCGCTGCTGTCCGCGCCGTGA
- a CDS encoding alpha/beta fold hydrolase — translation MQWFEFDAIPIAYLERGSGPAVVLLHNAGSSHVIWRAQIEALARDRHVYALDLFGYGESGRPDNGYTLDRYAAMVEQFLDDRGIASAAFVGNCLGSAISLTVARRSPHLVDAVVACNPLTESTALAGDLGLPARLARHTPALGVAAMRALTMPRWAVAATVRLWFSDGQRFAAERAAVDAIAAWPPRALLGLVKDLESYAALEKWSEAERAARPPVCTIWGRENRVLSAEAGLVLNRQLRPARAEFLDRCGHVPMLERPDEVTAIIREFLDEHVPVGAPGERAGN, via the coding sequence ATGCAGTGGTTCGAGTTCGACGCCATTCCCATCGCCTACCTGGAGCGCGGCAGCGGACCGGCCGTGGTCCTGCTGCACAATGCCGGCTCCTCGCATGTCATCTGGCGCGCGCAGATCGAGGCCTTGGCGCGCGACCGCCACGTGTACGCGCTCGACCTGTTCGGCTACGGCGAGTCCGGGCGTCCCGACAACGGCTACACCCTCGATCGTTACGCCGCCATGGTCGAGCAATTCCTCGACGACCGCGGGATCGCCTCGGCCGCCTTCGTCGGCAACTGCCTCGGCTCGGCAATCTCGCTCACCGTCGCCCGCCGCTCACCGCACCTGGTCGACGCCGTCGTCGCGTGCAACCCTTTGACCGAATCCACCGCCCTGGCCGGCGATCTCGGCCTGCCGGCCCGCCTCGCCCGCCACACGCCGGCCCTCGGCGTCGCCGCCATGCGTGCACTCACCATGCCGCGCTGGGCGGTCGCCGCGACGGTGCGGCTGTGGTTCTCCGACGGACAACGCTTCGCCGCCGAGCGCGCGGCGGTCGACGCCATCGCGGCCTGGCCGCCACGGGCATTGCTCGGCCTGGTGAAAGATCTGGAATCCTATGCGGCACTGGAGAAATGGTCGGAGGCCGAGCGGGCCGCCAGGCCGCCGGTATGCACGATCTGGGGGCGGGAGAACCGCGTGCTCAGTGCCGAAGCCGGCCTGGTGCTCAACCGGCAGCTGCGCCCGGCCCGTGCCGAGTTCCTCGACCGATGCGGCCACGTCCCGATGCTGGAGCGCCCGGACGAGGTCACCGCGATCATCCGCGAGTTCCTCGACGAACATGTCCCCGTCGGTGCACCAGGGGAGCGCGCCGGCAACTGA